A region from the Catellatospora sp. TT07R-123 genome encodes:
- a CDS encoding chitinase C-terminal domain-containing protein: protein MQRKPLLNLLVAAATGLAATAFAVAFAGTANSAVDQEACRPDGLYRTPGVTVPYCDAYDTTGRESMGAGHPRRIIGYFTNWRTGKNGAPAYLVNQIPWQKITHINYAFAHVDGANKISIGTPTAANNASTNMTWPGVAGAEMDPAYSYTGHFNLLNKFKKQYPDVKTLISVGGWAETGGFFDDAGNHIDSGGFYRMTTNADGSINTAGINAFADSVVAFLRQYGFDGVDIDYEYATSNKDAGNPMDFTQANARRAGLNASFQTLMKTLRTKLDTAAASDSKYYMVTVAAPASGWLLRGMEAYQATQYLDYINIMSYDLHGAWNQYVGPNASLYDDGADNELTAGGVYSAYSNIGYLNTDWAYHYYRGAVQGGRINIGVPYYTRGFQGVTGGNNGLWGTAPKSTNCPVGTQSPCGNGAIGIDNLWHDLDTSGNEEPAGSNPMWHAKNLENGIAGSYRAAYGLTPATDPNDNLTGTYVRNYSAALAAPWLWNASKKVFLSTEDEQSIGAKADYVVNKGIGGIMIWELAGDYAFNSTAGEYQMGNTLTNAIAAKFATAPAYGASKANTALPAQTLDVDVTLNGFALGDSNYPINPKLRLTNNSTTTIPGGTVLDFDYGTSAPGTMSQQSGWAMTVTPGHTGSNIGGLKGDFHHVKVTIPSYQSIAPGANVEITLNYVLPIGSPSNYTLTFGGQSYSLSVNYARGGVAPSASPSTSVGPSASASPSTPPGTCTDPAWESGKVYTGGNRVSYNGHAWRAQWWTTGETPGVAAVWVDLGACTGGSPSPSPSVSPSSSPSPSPSPSRSASPSPSASPSASVSPSPSTSPGTTPAWAPNVAYVTGAKVTYGGSTYQCRQPHTSIVGWEPPNVPALWLKL from the coding sequence ATGCAACGCAAACCGCTGCTCAACCTGCTCGTCGCCGCGGCGACCGGCCTGGCCGCCACCGCGTTCGCGGTCGCGTTCGCCGGCACCGCCAACTCGGCCGTCGACCAGGAGGCCTGCCGCCCCGACGGTCTCTACCGGACTCCCGGCGTCACCGTCCCCTACTGCGACGCCTACGACACCACCGGCCGCGAGTCCATGGGCGCCGGTCACCCGCGCCGGATCATCGGCTACTTCACCAACTGGCGTACGGGCAAGAACGGCGCCCCGGCCTACCTGGTGAACCAGATCCCGTGGCAGAAGATCACCCACATCAACTACGCGTTCGCGCACGTCGACGGGGCGAACAAGATCTCCATCGGCACCCCGACGGCCGCTAACAACGCCTCCACCAACATGACGTGGCCGGGCGTGGCGGGCGCGGAGATGGACCCGGCGTACTCGTACACCGGCCACTTCAACCTGCTCAACAAGTTCAAGAAGCAGTATCCGGACGTCAAGACGCTGATCAGCGTCGGCGGCTGGGCCGAGACCGGCGGCTTCTTCGACGACGCGGGCAACCACATCGACTCCGGCGGCTTCTACCGGATGACCACCAACGCCGACGGCTCGATCAACACGGCCGGCATCAACGCCTTCGCCGACTCGGTGGTGGCCTTCCTGCGCCAGTACGGCTTCGACGGCGTCGACATCGACTACGAGTACGCCACGTCCAACAAGGACGCGGGCAACCCGATGGACTTCACGCAGGCCAACGCGCGCCGGGCCGGGCTGAACGCCTCGTTCCAGACGCTGATGAAGACGCTGCGCACCAAGCTGGACACCGCGGCCGCCTCCGACAGCAAGTACTACATGGTGACCGTGGCCGCGCCCGCGTCGGGCTGGCTGCTGCGGGGCATGGAGGCCTACCAGGCCACCCAGTACCTCGACTACATCAACATCATGTCGTACGACCTGCACGGCGCCTGGAACCAGTACGTCGGCCCGAACGCGTCGCTGTACGACGACGGCGCCGACAACGAGCTGACCGCGGGCGGCGTCTACAGCGCGTACTCCAACATCGGCTACCTCAACACCGACTGGGCGTACCACTACTACCGCGGTGCGGTGCAGGGCGGCCGCATCAACATCGGCGTGCCGTACTACACCCGCGGCTTCCAGGGCGTCACCGGCGGCAACAACGGCCTGTGGGGCACCGCGCCCAAGAGCACGAACTGCCCCGTCGGCACGCAGAGCCCCTGCGGCAACGGCGCGATCGGCATCGACAACCTGTGGCACGACCTGGACACCTCGGGCAACGAGGAGCCGGCCGGCTCCAACCCGATGTGGCACGCCAAGAATCTGGAGAACGGCATCGCCGGCTCCTACCGCGCGGCGTACGGCCTGACCCCGGCCACGGACCCGAACGACAACCTGACCGGCACCTACGTCCGCAACTACTCGGCGGCCCTGGCCGCGCCGTGGCTGTGGAACGCGTCCAAGAAGGTGTTCCTGTCCACCGAGGACGAGCAGTCCATCGGCGCCAAGGCCGACTACGTGGTGAACAAGGGCATCGGCGGCATCATGATCTGGGAGCTGGCCGGCGACTACGCCTTCAACTCCACCGCCGGTGAGTACCAGATGGGCAACACGCTCACCAACGCGATCGCCGCGAAGTTCGCCACCGCCCCGGCGTACGGCGCGAGCAAGGCCAACACGGCACTGCCCGCGCAGACGCTCGACGTGGACGTGACGCTCAACGGCTTCGCGCTGGGCGACTCGAACTACCCGATCAACCCGAAGCTGCGGCTGACCAACAACTCCACCACCACCATCCCCGGCGGCACGGTGCTGGACTTCGACTACGGCACCTCGGCGCCGGGCACGATGAGCCAGCAGTCCGGCTGGGCGATGACGGTGACGCCGGGCCACACCGGCAGCAACATCGGCGGCCTCAAGGGCGACTTCCACCACGTGAAGGTCACCATCCCGAGCTACCAGTCGATCGCGCCGGGCGCCAACGTCGAGATCACGCTGAACTACGTGCTCCCGATCGGCAGCCCGTCCAACTACACGCTCACCTTCGGCGGGCAGAGCTACAGCCTCTCCGTCAACTACGCCCGGGGCGGGGTGGCGCCGAGCGCGTCGCCGTCGACCTCGGTCGGCCCGTCGGCCTCGGCTTCGCCGAGCACCCCGCCCGGCACCTGCACCGACCCGGCGTGGGAGAGCGGCAAGGTCTACACCGGCGGCAACCGGGTGTCCTACAACGGGCACGCGTGGCGGGCGCAGTGGTGGACCACGGGGGAGACCCCCGGTGTCGCCGCGGTCTGGGTGGACCTCGGTGCCTGCACCGGCGGCTCGCCGTCGCCGTCGCCCTCGGTGTCGCCGTCGAGCTCCCCGAGCCCGTCGCCGTCCCCGAGCCGGTCGGCCTCGCCGAGCCCGTCCGCCTCGCCCAGCGCGTCGGTTTCGCCGAGCCCGTCGACCTCGCCCGGGACCACCCCGGCCTGGGCGCCGAACGTGGCGTACGTGACCGGGGCCAAGGTGACCTACGGCGGCTCGACGTACCAGTGCCGCCAGCCGCACACCTCGATCGTCGGCTGGGAGCCGCCGAACGTGCCCGCGCTGTGGCTGAAGCTGTAA